A single window of Jiangella alkaliphila DNA harbors:
- a CDS encoding HNH endonuclease: MSDPIDRVAALPPGPELSVALAGVDLAALSAHELVVVAQARQRQLAHEEAALLRVFAELAAQPQYQRCDAPDELGAGHTHRAVQAAGDEISLALRWTPGRATGRVALAVELAEDLPDTFAALEAGRVDADKARLIAERTRCLPDPILRRRVEAVVLPDAETRTRWVLDQRLRREVIAADPAAAEDRRRLSAEHRHVGRPEPACAGGEDGMATLTLCGPAEDVTALWVATDAAARHARTSGDDRTLDQLRFDLLTGLAWTALESGHLGCCNPTHQSQPTPPDTPGPADTAGPDEPAGPAVLGRRRGRPATVHVTVPIHTITGAGDAPGELDGYGPITAAAVRRITADATLRRLLTDPVEGRLLEYGRSTYSPPADLAAHVVARDRTCRFVTCHRPATEAEIDHQLPYAAGGTTGPDNTWALHDGHHRAKTWHGYQIVTDPAGTTWWTTPAGHHYPVEPEVIGPVLTPWAPALQTAAAACAETPPF; this comes from the coding sequence GTGTCCGATCCGATCGACCGTGTGGCCGCGTTGCCGCCTGGGCCTGAGTTGTCGGTGGCGCTGGCGGGTGTGGATCTCGCAGCGTTGTCGGCGCATGAGCTGGTCGTGGTGGCGCAGGCGCGGCAGCGTCAGCTCGCCCACGAGGAGGCGGCGCTGTTGCGGGTGTTCGCCGAGCTGGCCGCTCAGCCGCAGTACCAGCGCTGCGATGCCCCGGACGAACTGGGCGCCGGGCACACGCACCGAGCGGTCCAGGCGGCCGGCGATGAGATCTCCCTGGCGCTGCGCTGGACGCCCGGCCGCGCGACCGGGCGGGTCGCGCTGGCCGTTGAGCTGGCCGAGGACCTCCCCGACACGTTCGCCGCGCTCGAGGCGGGACGCGTCGACGCGGACAAGGCGCGGCTGATCGCCGAGCGCACCCGCTGCCTCCCCGACCCGATCCTGCGCCGCCGGGTCGAGGCGGTCGTGCTGCCCGACGCCGAAACGCGCACCCGGTGGGTGCTCGACCAGCGGCTGCGCCGCGAGGTGATCGCCGCCGACCCCGCCGCGGCGGAGGACCGCCGCCGGTTGTCGGCCGAGCACCGACACGTCGGCCGTCCCGAGCCCGCGTGCGCCGGTGGTGAGGATGGCATGGCCACCCTCACCCTGTGCGGGCCGGCCGAGGACGTCACCGCACTGTGGGTCGCCACCGACGCCGCCGCCCGGCACGCCCGCACCAGCGGCGACGACCGCACGCTGGACCAGTTGCGCTTCGACCTGCTCACCGGGCTGGCCTGGACCGCGCTGGAATCCGGCCACCTCGGCTGCTGCAACCCGACACACCAGAGCCAGCCGACACCACCCGACACACCAGGGCCAGCCGACACCGCCGGCCCGGACGAGCCTGCCGGGCCGGCCGTTCTCGGCCGCCGTCGCGGCAGACCCGCCACCGTGCACGTCACCGTCCCCATCCACACCATCACCGGCGCCGGCGACGCACCCGGCGAACTCGACGGATACGGCCCGATCACCGCCGCCGCCGTGCGCCGCATCACCGCCGACGCCACCCTGCGCCGGCTGCTCACCGACCCGGTCGAAGGCCGCCTGCTCGAGTACGGGCGCAGCACCTACAGCCCACCGGCCGACCTCGCCGCCCACGTGGTCGCCCGCGACCGGACCTGCCGCTTCGTCACGTGCCACCGACCGGCCACCGAGGCCGAGATCGACCACCAGCTCCCCTACGCGGCGGGCGGCACCACCGGCCCCGACAACACCTGGGCCCTGCACGACGGCCACCACCGCGCCAAGACCTGGCACGGCTACCAGATCGTCACCGACCCGGCCGGCACCACCTGGTGGACCACCCCGGCCGGCCACCACTACCCGGTCGAGCCCGAGGTCATCGGACCCGTCCTCACTCCGTGGGCCCCAGCACTTCAAACGGCCGCGGCCGCATGTGCTGAGACGCCGCCCTTCTGA
- a CDS encoding type II toxin-antitoxin system RelE/ParE family toxin has protein sequence MGAWVIHEHPEVAKWLEGLSGTTAVTVTAAIDRLTEDGPALGRPTVDSIKGSRHHNMKELRARTVRILFVFDPRRAAILLVAGDKRGDWERWYKASVPLADDRYDEWLTMLDEGKA, from the coding sequence ATGGGTGCCTGGGTGATTCACGAACACCCGGAGGTCGCCAAGTGGTTGGAGGGCCTGTCTGGAACGACCGCGGTGACCGTCACCGCAGCCATTGATCGATTGACCGAGGACGGGCCTGCACTGGGGCGACCGACGGTGGACAGCATCAAAGGCAGCCGGCACCACAACATGAAGGAGCTGCGTGCGCGCACGGTACGGATCTTGTTCGTGTTCGATCCACGGCGCGCCGCGATCCTCCTGGTGGCCGGCGACAAGCGAGGCGATTGGGAGCGCTGGTACAAGGCGTCCGTCCCGCTCGCGGACGATCGATACGACGAGTGGCTGACCATGCTCGACGAGGGAAAGGCGTAG
- a CDS encoding potassium/proton antiporter translates to MTVDSLNVFLLAGALVLIAAVIAVRVSVKLGLPSLVLYLLIGVAIGESGLGIQFSDPELARSFAYAALVIILAEGGLTTHWDEVRPVFGIGMSLATVGVVVSTAVVAVVGHYLLGLDWLPAILLGAIFAPTDAAAVFSTLRRLPLKRRLSGALEAESGLNDAPAIVLVTILSGGHAADDGFLLIGATVVYELVGGAVLGYLVGRVGAAILRRTALPASGLYPLVVLTLTVLAYAVGAFAHMSGFAAVYIAALVLGNSHLPHRAATRSFVEGLAWLAQIGLFVMLGLLSSPSDMPGAFVTAVVAGAALTFVARPISVWAATAPFMMSIREKVFISWAGLRGAVPVVFATIPLAEGVERADWLFAVVFIVSVLYTLLQAPTLPWLAARLGMVPAFPTRDADVESAPLERLDADLIHVRVPAGSKLHGVEVAELRVPPGVGIALIVRGDTSMVPGPRTKLLQGDEILIVAPRALRRATEARLRAVGRRGRLAGWFGERGRPEPEDDD, encoded by the coding sequence GTGACCGTCGACTCGCTCAACGTGTTCCTGCTGGCCGGCGCCCTGGTGCTGATCGCCGCCGTCATCGCGGTCCGGGTGAGCGTGAAGCTCGGCCTGCCCAGCCTCGTGCTGTACCTGCTGATCGGGGTGGCGATCGGCGAGTCGGGTCTCGGCATCCAGTTCTCCGACCCCGAGCTCGCGCGGTCGTTCGCCTACGCGGCGCTCGTCATCATCCTGGCCGAGGGCGGCCTGACGACGCACTGGGACGAGGTCAGGCCGGTGTTCGGCATCGGCATGTCGCTGGCGACCGTCGGCGTGGTCGTGAGCACGGCGGTCGTGGCGGTTGTCGGGCACTACCTGCTCGGCTTGGACTGGCTGCCGGCGATCCTGCTGGGCGCGATCTTCGCGCCCACCGACGCGGCCGCGGTGTTCTCGACGCTGCGGCGGCTGCCGCTGAAACGACGGCTGTCCGGCGCGCTGGAGGCGGAGTCCGGCCTCAACGACGCGCCGGCCATCGTCCTGGTGACGATCCTCAGTGGCGGTCACGCTGCCGACGACGGCTTCCTGCTGATCGGCGCGACCGTCGTGTACGAGCTGGTCGGTGGCGCTGTGCTGGGCTATCTGGTGGGGCGGGTGGGTGCGGCGATCCTGCGGCGCACGGCGCTGCCGGCGTCCGGGCTGTACCCGCTGGTCGTGCTGACGCTGACGGTGCTGGCGTACGCCGTCGGCGCGTTCGCGCACATGAGCGGGTTCGCGGCGGTGTACATCGCGGCGCTCGTGCTGGGCAACTCGCACCTGCCGCACCGCGCCGCGACCCGGTCGTTCGTCGAAGGGCTGGCGTGGCTGGCGCAGATCGGCCTGTTCGTCATGCTCGGCCTGCTGTCGTCGCCGTCGGACATGCCGGGCGCGTTCGTCACGGCTGTCGTCGCTGGGGCGGCGCTGACGTTCGTCGCCCGGCCGATCTCGGTGTGGGCGGCGACGGCGCCGTTCATGATGTCGATCCGGGAGAAGGTGTTCATCTCCTGGGCGGGGCTGCGCGGTGCGGTGCCCGTCGTGTTCGCGACGATCCCGCTGGCCGAGGGCGTCGAGCGGGCGGACTGGCTGTTCGCCGTCGTCTTCATCGTCAGCGTGCTGTACACGCTGCTCCAGGCGCCGACGCTGCCGTGGCTGGCCGCGCGCCTCGGCATGGTGCCGGCCTTCCCGACCCGCGACGCCGACGTCGAGTCCGCGCCGCTGGAGCGGCTGGACGCCGACCTCATCCACGTCCGTGTGCCGGCCGGCTCGAAGCTGCACGGCGTCGAGGTCGCCGAACTGCGGGTGCCGCCCGGGGTCGGCATCGCGCTGATCGTCCGCGGCGACACGTCGATGGTCCCCGGCCCGCGGACCAAACTGCTGCAGGGCGACGAGATCCTCATCGTCGCGCCGAGGGCGCTGCGTCGCGCCACCGAGGCCCGGCTGCGCGCCGTCGGCCGCCGTGGCCGTCTCGCGGGCTGGTTCGGCGAGCGTGGCCGCCCGGAACCCGAGGACGACGACTAG
- a CDS encoding RNA polymerase sigma factor, which produces MNEADVGAAVAEAFRDEWGRIVATLIARTGDWDLAEEATADAFAAALETWPRDGVPDRPGAWLTTTARHRALDRLRRAKAGNAKLRLVAATADEPSGASDQGGEPDDDRLRLLYTCCHPALAFEAQVALALRTLTGLTTTEIARAFLVPEATMAKRLVRAKGKIRAAGIPYRVPPPDRLPERTNAVLGVVYLLFNEGYGATSGDGLMRPELTREALRLATLITELLPEQPEPLGLLALLRLHDARAATRTGDGGELVPLEEQDRRRWDRAAVTGAVELLRRALTHERPGPYQLQAMIAACHAVAVQPEDTDWPRIVRLYDQLLEHQPTPVVRLNRAVAVAMADGPAAGLAQVDAVAAELDGYPLLSATRADLLRRAGDSAAAAAQYRAALAGAGNDGERRYLARRLAELDRTAAPPPHGGNGDHQPRSAPGTA; this is translated from the coding sequence ATGAACGAGGCGGACGTCGGCGCCGCCGTCGCCGAGGCGTTCCGGGACGAGTGGGGCCGCATCGTCGCGACGCTGATCGCCCGGACCGGCGACTGGGATCTGGCCGAGGAGGCCACGGCCGACGCGTTCGCCGCCGCCCTGGAGACCTGGCCGCGCGACGGCGTCCCGGACCGCCCCGGCGCCTGGCTGACCACGACGGCGCGGCACCGCGCGCTGGATCGCCTGCGCCGGGCGAAGGCCGGCAACGCGAAGCTGCGGCTGGTCGCCGCGACGGCGGATGAGCCGTCCGGAGCGAGCGACCAGGGCGGCGAGCCCGACGACGACCGGTTGCGCCTCCTCTACACGTGCTGCCATCCGGCGCTGGCGTTCGAGGCACAGGTCGCGCTCGCGCTGCGCACGCTGACCGGCCTGACGACGACGGAGATCGCCCGGGCGTTCCTGGTGCCCGAGGCGACGATGGCCAAGCGACTGGTCCGAGCGAAGGGCAAGATCCGCGCCGCCGGCATCCCGTACCGCGTGCCGCCACCGGACCGGCTGCCCGAGCGCACGAACGCGGTCCTCGGGGTCGTCTACCTGCTGTTCAACGAGGGCTACGGTGCCACCAGCGGTGACGGCCTGATGCGGCCGGAGCTCACCCGCGAGGCGCTCCGGCTGGCCACGCTGATCACGGAACTGCTGCCGGAACAGCCCGAGCCGCTCGGCCTGCTCGCGCTGCTCCGACTGCACGACGCGCGCGCCGCGACCCGCACGGGCGACGGCGGTGAGCTGGTCCCGCTGGAGGAACAGGACCGCCGCCGCTGGGACCGCGCGGCCGTTACCGGCGCCGTCGAGTTGCTGCGGCGGGCGCTGACGCACGAGCGGCCCGGCCCGTACCAACTGCAGGCGATGATCGCGGCCTGCCACGCGGTCGCCGTCCAACCGGAGGACACCGACTGGCCGCGCATCGTCCGGCTCTACGACCAGCTGCTCGAGCACCAGCCGACGCCGGTGGTGCGGCTGAACCGGGCGGTCGCGGTCGCGATGGCGGACGGTCCGGCCGCGGGTCTCGCGCAGGTCGACGCCGTCGCGGCCGAGCTCGACGGCTACCCGCTGCTGTCCGCCACCCGCGCCGACCTGCTCCGCCGCGCCGGCGACAGCGCCGCGGCCGCGGCTCAATACCGCGCGGCACTCGCGGGAGCCGGCAACGACGGCGAGCGCCGCTACCTCGCCCGGCGGCTGGCCGAGCTGGACCGGACGGCGGCGCCCCCGCCGCACGGCGGCAACGGAGATCATCAGCCACGCTCGGCACCTGGAACGGCATAA
- a CDS encoding alpha/beta fold hydrolase yields MFTTTSADGTTIAYDQDGSGSPIVFVSGAFNDRHTLAPVAAALASSHTVVCYDRRGRGDSGDTLPYAVDREIEDLAAVLSAVGGSAAVFGFSSGANLGLVAASWGLPVTSLVMYEVPFALDDADRRPADLPSRLAALVTAGRRADAVTTFQLEGIGLPPEMVAGIRQAPFFPALEAIAHTVVYDATVTGRPYDRPTPEMRAVELPVLVLAGADTWPVLRRTAEALPSLLPNARYVTVDGGADHTISAAETAAVVREFLTGAAGASQQL; encoded by the coding sequence ATGTTCACCACCACCTCCGCCGACGGCACCACGATCGCCTACGACCAGGACGGCTCCGGCTCGCCGATCGTCTTCGTGTCCGGCGCCTTCAACGACCGGCACACGCTGGCCCCGGTGGCCGCCGCGCTGGCGTCGTCGCACACCGTCGTCTGCTACGACCGGCGCGGCCGCGGCGACAGCGGCGACACCCTGCCCTATGCCGTCGATCGCGAGATCGAGGACCTCGCCGCCGTCCTGTCGGCCGTCGGCGGCTCGGCGGCCGTGTTCGGCTTCTCGTCCGGTGCGAACCTGGGCCTGGTGGCCGCCTCGTGGGGTCTGCCGGTGACGTCGCTGGTCATGTACGAGGTTCCCTTCGCCCTGGACGACGCCGACCGGCGCCCCGCCGACCTGCCGTCGCGGCTCGCCGCCCTGGTCACCGCCGGGCGCCGCGCGGACGCCGTGACGACCTTCCAGCTGGAGGGGATCGGCCTGCCGCCCGAGATGGTCGCCGGGATCAGGCAGGCGCCGTTCTTCCCCGCGCTCGAGGCCATCGCCCACACCGTCGTCTACGACGCGACGGTGACGGGCCGCCCATACGACCGCCCGACGCCGGAGATGCGGGCCGTGGAGCTGCCCGTGCTGGTCCTGGCCGGCGCCGACACCTGGCCCGTCCTGCGGCGGACGGCCGAGGCGCTCCCGTCCCTGCTCCCCAACGCCCGCTACGTCACCGTCGACGGCGGCGCGGATCACACCATCTCCGCCGCCGAGACCGCGGCGGTGGTTCGCGAGTTCCTCACCGGAGCCGCCGGAGCGTCACAGCAGCTTTGA
- a CDS encoding IS982 family transposase, whose amino-acid sequence MKTDLDTLATALYVTVDDLLIESPHRLPWRPRVGIEPKISDAELVTLAVMQALLGFTSEARWLRHARAHLRHLFPCLPQQPGYNKRLRRLADTIGWLVGALARDTSLWTDDVWVVDSTPVECGRSKETVQRSDLAGWAEYGYCASHSRFFWGLRLHLLCTLHGLPVGFALTGAKADERQTLLGMLGADPDLSTARVGQVVIADKNYYGRQFEAALAEAGLDLLRPARKGERPRAGVRFFKPLRQVIESINDTFKGQLDLERHGGHTPTGVWVRVAQRVLALTAAIWHNDRTGQPIKRSLLAYDH is encoded by the coding sequence GTGAAGACAGACCTGGACACCCTCGCGACTGCACTGTACGTGACGGTCGATGACCTGTTGATCGAATCTCCGCACCGGTTGCCGTGGCGGCCGCGGGTGGGGATCGAACCGAAGATCAGCGACGCTGAGCTGGTCACGTTGGCGGTGATGCAGGCGCTGCTGGGCTTCACCTCCGAAGCGCGCTGGCTGCGTCATGCGCGCGCTCACCTGCGGCATTTGTTCCCGTGTTTGCCGCAGCAGCCCGGCTACAACAAGCGGCTGCGGCGGCTGGCCGACACGATCGGCTGGCTGGTCGGGGCGCTGGCCCGCGACACCAGCTTGTGGACCGATGACGTCTGGGTGGTCGATTCCACCCCGGTCGAATGCGGCCGGTCGAAGGAGACGGTGCAGCGTTCGGACCTGGCCGGGTGGGCAGAGTACGGCTACTGCGCCTCCCATTCCAGGTTCTTCTGGGGACTGCGGCTGCACCTGCTGTGCACGCTGCACGGGCTGCCGGTCGGGTTCGCCCTGACCGGCGCGAAGGCCGACGAACGCCAGACCCTGCTGGGCATGCTCGGCGCCGATCCCGACCTGAGCACCGCCCGCGTCGGGCAGGTCGTGATCGCGGACAAGAACTACTACGGCCGCCAGTTCGAAGCAGCGCTTGCCGAGGCCGGCCTGGACCTGCTGCGCCCGGCCCGCAAGGGCGAACGCCCACGCGCCGGAGTCCGCTTCTTCAAACCGTTGCGGCAGGTCATCGAGTCGATCAACGACACGTTCAAGGGCCAACTGGACCTGGAACGACACGGCGGGCACACCCCGACCGGGGTCTGGGTCCGCGTCGCGCAACGCGTCCTGGCACTGACCGCGGCGATCTGGCACAACGACCGCACCGGCCAACCGATCAAACGATCCCTTCTCGCATACGACCACTGA
- a CDS encoding ATP-binding protein, translated as MNANGGRFHGRRTLLARLDHELAQVTATGRGRMLDVRGRRQVGKSRLLTHFVETRNRPYLYTTAVKNASAHAHLAGLTRDALAATTPLPEASVVFASPPASWDEFFGRLRLSLERSPAVVVVDEFPWAVEADPTLEGTLQNAWDRTLENLPVLLVVVGSDVAMMERLTEHDRPLFGRAGIVVVRPFDPSECAELLGPGSTAVAAFDAHLVTGGSPRLLGRLAASGTAEDFVREQLRDETSDLAVMAQLTLDAEFPPDSQARRILSAIGSAEVGPVSFSRVTHTMDGDTTTVQTAVTRGLKVLAGVGGVVAADLPIGAAPNSRLRRYRVADSYLRFWFRFVGPQLANIARGRGDLAVDAFGRGWQAWRGKAVEPVVREAVLRLAPDLGPLSDVDAVGGWWNRDNSTEVDVVAAHGRQVRAVGSVKWCTTTPLSADDAAALRRAQQVVPGAADAALLAVCPAGAADDAGMDLVLRADDLLGAWGGGRS; from the coding sequence ATGAATGCTAACGGCGGACGGTTTCACGGCCGCCGCACGCTGCTGGCGCGGCTGGACCACGAACTGGCGCAGGTGACGGCGACGGGTCGTGGTCGCATGCTCGACGTTCGCGGTCGCCGGCAGGTCGGCAAGTCGCGGCTGCTGACGCACTTCGTCGAGACCCGGAACCGGCCGTACCTCTACACGACCGCGGTCAAGAACGCGTCCGCGCACGCGCACCTCGCCGGTCTGACGCGCGACGCGCTCGCGGCGACCACGCCGCTGCCGGAGGCGTCCGTGGTGTTCGCGTCGCCGCCGGCATCGTGGGACGAGTTCTTCGGCCGGTTGCGGCTCTCGCTGGAGCGGTCACCGGCCGTCGTGGTCGTCGACGAGTTCCCCTGGGCCGTCGAGGCCGACCCGACGCTGGAAGGCACGCTGCAGAACGCCTGGGACCGTACGCTCGAGAACCTGCCGGTCCTGCTCGTCGTCGTGGGGTCCGACGTCGCCATGATGGAGCGGCTGACCGAGCACGACCGTCCGCTGTTCGGCCGTGCCGGCATCGTCGTCGTCCGGCCGTTCGATCCGTCCGAGTGCGCCGAACTGCTCGGCCCGGGTTCCACCGCCGTCGCCGCGTTCGACGCACACCTCGTCACCGGCGGCTCTCCACGGCTGCTCGGCCGCCTGGCCGCGTCCGGCACAGCGGAGGACTTCGTCCGCGAGCAGTTGCGCGACGAGACGTCCGACCTCGCCGTGATGGCGCAGCTGACCCTCGACGCCGAGTTCCCGCCCGACTCGCAGGCCCGCCGCATCCTCTCCGCCATCGGCAGCGCGGAGGTCGGCCCGGTCTCGTTCTCGCGGGTCACCCACACCATGGACGGCGACACCACGACTGTGCAGACCGCGGTCACCAGGGGCCTGAAGGTGCTGGCGGGCGTCGGCGGCGTGGTCGCGGCCGACCTGCCGATCGGCGCGGCGCCGAACAGCCGGCTGCGCCGCTACCGGGTGGCCGACTCGTACCTGCGCTTCTGGTTCCGGTTCGTCGGACCGCAACTGGCGAACATCGCTCGTGGCCGCGGCGATCTCGCGGTCGACGCGTTCGGTCGCGGCTGGCAGGCGTGGCGCGGCAAGGCGGTCGAGCCGGTCGTCCGCGAGGCCGTGCTGCGACTGGCTCCCGACCTCGGCCCGCTGAGCGACGTCGACGCCGTCGGCGGCTGGTGGAACCGGGACAACTCGACGGAGGTCGACGTCGTCGCGGCGCACGGCCGGCAGGTCCGGGCGGTCGGGTCGGTCAAGTGGTGCACGACCACGCCGTTGAGCGCCGATGACGCCGCCGCCCTGCGCCGCGCCCAGCAGGTCGTCCCGGGCGCCGCCGACGCCGCGCTCCTCGCCGTGTGCCCGGCCGGAGCGGCCGACGACGCCGGGATGGACCTCGTCCTGCGTGCCGACGACCTGCTCGGCGCGTGGGGCGGCGGCCGGTCGTGA
- a CDS encoding YciI family protein: MRYLLLISADEDREKEIVDDDGLRRFHEWMADLERRGVLRAHEGLHPSRTATTVRVRDGDVLRTDGPFMETKDQVGGFALIECAGLDEAVEIAAGHPAARFGQVEIRPVR; this comes from the coding sequence ATTCGGTACCTTCTGCTGATCAGCGCCGACGAGGACCGTGAGAAAGAGATTGTCGACGACGACGGGCTGCGCAGGTTCCACGAGTGGATGGCCGACCTCGAGCGACGCGGGGTGCTGCGGGCGCACGAGGGCCTGCACCCGAGCCGGACGGCGACGACAGTACGGGTGCGCGACGGCGACGTGCTGCGGACCGACGGTCCGTTCATGGAGACGAAGGACCAGGTCGGCGGCTTCGCACTGATCGAGTGCGCCGGCCTGGACGAAGCGGTCGAGATCGCCGCGGGCCACCCCGCCGCCCGATTCGGGCAGGTCGAGATCCGCCCGGTCCGATGA
- a CDS encoding LytR C-terminal domain-containing protein → MAFEDEQLTEEEAARRHHWRRIRTSVTLLVLIGVVIGAAWYSWANVVEDDESTAGSTGQPCAPGQPTAAPAPAEVQVNVYNATDRSGLASSVARLVRERGFVVVDVDNDPLERSVTGTAEVRSRTDDQAAAELVATLVPGAVYVPDERTEATIDLVLGDAFEALADPAAPPAAPAAELPPCTAAP, encoded by the coding sequence ATGGCGTTCGAGGATGAGCAGCTGACCGAGGAGGAGGCCGCCCGCAGGCATCACTGGCGGCGCATCCGCACCTCGGTGACACTGCTGGTCCTGATCGGCGTGGTCATCGGCGCCGCCTGGTACAGCTGGGCCAACGTCGTCGAGGACGACGAGTCGACCGCCGGGTCGACCGGCCAGCCGTGTGCACCGGGCCAGCCGACGGCGGCGCCCGCGCCGGCCGAGGTGCAGGTGAACGTGTACAACGCCACCGATCGCAGCGGGCTGGCCTCATCCGTTGCCCGGCTGGTCCGCGAGCGCGGCTTCGTCGTGGTCGACGTCGACAACGACCCGCTGGAGCGCTCCGTCACCGGGACGGCCGAGGTGCGGTCGCGGACCGACGACCAGGCCGCCGCCGAGCTCGTCGCGACTCTCGTGCCAGGCGCGGTGTACGTGCCGGACGAGCGCACGGAGGCGACCATCGACCTCGTGCTCGGCGACGCGTTCGAGGCGCTGGCCGACCCGGCGGCGCCGCCCGCGGCCCCGGCGGCTGAGCTGCCGCCCTGCACGGCCGCGCCCTGA
- a CDS encoding type II toxin-antitoxin system VapB family antitoxin, whose protein sequence is MIFKRVGDGKPYPEHDTGLRAWAELPPRQIRLDELVTTKRTLYLEALLADDSTFYGDLFAHVVEWRGELYLEDGLHRALRAALQQRPVIHARVLLLPNTEA, encoded by the coding sequence GTGATTTTCAAGCGCGTCGGAGACGGCAAGCCCTACCCGGAGCACGATACGGGTCTGCGGGCGTGGGCCGAGCTCCCCCCGCGCCAGATCCGCCTGGACGAGCTGGTCACCACCAAGCGCACGTTGTACCTCGAGGCCCTGCTCGCCGACGACTCCACGTTCTACGGCGACCTCTTCGCCCACGTGGTCGAGTGGCGCGGCGAGCTGTACCTCGAGGACGGTCTGCACCGTGCGCTTCGCGCGGCGCTGCAGCAGCGGCCGGTGATCCACGCCCGCGTCCTCCTGCTCCCGAACACCGAGGCATGA
- a CDS encoding glycerophosphodiester phosphodiesterase yields the protein MSRILRALGVVLVATAPLLAATVPATAGTADPGVDVIAHRGSSGVAPENTLAAVRLSIAQKSDVVENDIQRTRDGVLVIMHDLTLARTTDVEEVFPDRAPWNVRDFTLAEIKQLDAGSWFAPEFAGERVPTLAEWVNAVGSRAGMLLEPKSPELYPGIEADLDEELRSLPAFNRALRADRVVVQSFNHVWLRTYKELAADVPVGLLYGTKPTELDIAAAATWAQQVNPALGVIDQTTVEQVHAQGMEIHVWTVNAGQDMRRAINWQVDGVITNYPQVLRDILRRG from the coding sequence ATGTCTCGCATCTTGCGCGCGCTCGGTGTTGTCCTCGTGGCGACAGCACCGCTCCTGGCCGCGACCGTGCCCGCCACCGCCGGCACGGCCGATCCGGGTGTCGACGTGATCGCGCACCGTGGCTCATCGGGTGTCGCGCCGGAGAACACCCTGGCGGCCGTCCGGCTGTCGATCGCCCAGAAGTCGGATGTCGTCGAGAACGACATCCAGCGCACGCGCGACGGCGTGTTGGTGATCATGCATGACCTGACCCTGGCCCGGACCACCGACGTCGAGGAGGTCTTCCCGGACCGCGCACCCTGGAACGTCCGGGACTTCACTCTCGCGGAGATCAAGCAGCTCGACGCGGGTTCGTGGTTCGCCCCGGAGTTCGCCGGCGAACGGGTGCCCACGCTCGCCGAGTGGGTCAACGCCGTCGGAAGCCGGGCCGGCATGCTGCTGGAGCCGAAGTCTCCGGAGCTCTATCCGGGCATCGAGGCCGATCTCGACGAGGAACTGCGTTCGCTGCCGGCGTTCAACCGTGCCCTGCGTGCCGACCGCGTCGTCGTCCAGTCCTTCAACCACGTGTGGTTGCGTACGTACAAAGAGCTGGCGGCCGACGTGCCCGTCGGCCTGCTCTACGGCACCAAGCCGACCGAGCTCGACATCGCGGCCGCCGCGACGTGGGCACAGCAGGTCAATCCCGCCCTCGGCGTGATCGACCAGACCACGGTCGAGCAGGTCCACGCTCAGGGCATGGAGATCCACGTCTGGACCGTCAACGCCGGTCAAGACATGCGCCGGGCCATCAACTGGCAGGTCGACGGCGTCATCACCAACTATCCGCAGGTGCTGCGCGACATCCTTCGCCGCGGCTGA
- a CDS encoding nucleoside deaminase — protein MSAGPAARRYEPSMRLALAEAGLAPVTGDVPIGAVVLDAAGDVLGRDHNRREADADPTGHAEVLALRAAAAELGTWRLEGCTLVVTMEPCSMCAGALVLARVERLVYGAADPKAGAVGSHWDLVRDRRLNHRPEVLSGLLADECGALVRDFFAAQR, from the coding sequence ATGTCCGCGGGACCCGCAGCCCGACGCTACGAGCCGTCGATGCGCCTCGCGCTGGCCGAGGCCGGGCTGGCGCCGGTGACCGGCGACGTGCCGATCGGCGCCGTCGTCCTCGACGCGGCCGGCGACGTGCTCGGCCGCGACCACAACCGCCGCGAGGCCGACGCCGACCCGACGGGGCATGCTGAGGTGCTGGCGTTGCGCGCGGCCGCCGCCGAGCTCGGCACGTGGCGCCTGGAGGGCTGCACGCTGGTCGTCACGATGGAGCCGTGCTCGATGTGCGCCGGCGCGCTGGTCCTGGCCCGCGTCGAGCGCCTCGTGTACGGCGCGGCCGACCCCAAGGCCGGCGCCGTCGGCTCGCACTGGGACCTCGTCCGCGACCGGCGGCTCAACCACCGGCCCGAGGTGCTCTCGGGCCTGCTCGCCGACGAGTGTGGCGCCCTTGTCCGCGACTTCTTCGCCGCCCAGCGGTAG